From one Halothece sp. PCC 7418 genomic stretch:
- a CDS encoding Rieske 2Fe-2S domain-containing protein — protein MSATFNFFQHWYPLLPVADLVSDRPISTHLLGQPIAIWKPTGSSHYRAFLDRCPHRLAPLSEGRVDPKTGHLECCYHGWQFDENGTCTKIPQAENAELLERNCEQLRATALPTCVANDLFWVWPDPDSAELAAKTPLSLSPKIDNSKGFLWSSYVRDLPYDWQTLVENIADPSHVPFAHHGVQGSRESATPIPMEIREATPERIVAQIDRNFPSTMTFEPPCRLEYAIQLGSEEKQIGLITYCIPTAPGKSRIVAQFARNFALRAKDLTPRWWEHIRLRHLVLDGDMVLLHCQEAALREEGHWKSAYMMPTNADRFVIAFRKWFENNCDQYIPWQGVGSTVAPPSPVEARREVLLDRYHQHTQICPDCQGALKRIQQLKVGTLVTTAILVFVIALLPDASRLSVGLPFCAIALFSAGIWGWLNYRLEPQFYYVDYVHAER, from the coding sequence ATGTCAGCAACGTTTAACTTTTTTCAGCACTGGTATCCTCTCTTACCCGTTGCCGATTTAGTCTCGGATCGCCCCATTTCCACTCACTTACTGGGACAACCGATCGCGATTTGGAAACCCACTGGAAGTTCCCATTACCGCGCTTTCTTGGATCGCTGTCCCCACCGCTTAGCCCCCTTGAGCGAAGGACGGGTTGATCCCAAAACAGGTCACTTGGAATGTTGTTACCATGGTTGGCAATTTGACGAAAATGGGACTTGTACAAAGATTCCACAAGCAGAAAACGCTGAATTACTAGAGCGGAACTGCGAGCAACTCCGGGCAACTGCGCTTCCTACCTGTGTCGCCAATGATTTATTCTGGGTTTGGCCCGATCCCGATTCAGCGGAGCTAGCAGCGAAAACTCCTCTTTCACTTTCCCCCAAAATTGACAACTCAAAAGGCTTTCTCTGGTCGTCTTATGTGCGTGATTTGCCTTATGATTGGCAGACATTGGTAGAAAATATTGCTGATCCTAGCCATGTTCCCTTTGCTCATCATGGAGTGCAAGGGAGTCGGGAGAGTGCCACCCCAATTCCGATGGAAATTAGGGAAGCAACGCCAGAGCGGATTGTTGCTCAAATTGATCGTAATTTCCCTTCAACCATGACCTTTGAACCTCCCTGTCGCCTAGAGTATGCCATCCAGCTTGGCAGTGAAGAAAAGCAGATTGGCTTAATTACTTACTGCATCCCCACCGCCCCCGGAAAATCCCGCATTGTTGCTCAATTTGCCCGTAATTTTGCCTTACGTGCCAAAGATTTAACCCCGCGTTGGTGGGAACATATCCGCCTTCGTCATCTGGTTTTAGATGGTGACATGGTTCTCTTGCATTGTCAGGAAGCAGCATTACGGGAGGAGGGTCATTGGAAAAGTGCTTATATGATGCCCACCAATGCCGATCGCTTTGTGATTGCGTTTCGCAAATGGTTTGAAAACAATTGTGACCAGTATATTCCTTGGCAGGGAGTCGGAAGTACCGTTGCACCGCCTTCTCCGGTGGAAGCGCGACGGGAGGTTTTGCTGGATCGCTATCACCAACACACCCAAATCTGTCCCGATTGTCAAGGGGCGTTAAAGCGGATTCAGCAGTTGAAAGTAGGAACATTAGTCACGACAGCGATTCTGGTTTTCGTGATTGCCCTGCTTCCAGATGCCTCTCGTTTATCGGTGGGGCTTCCTTTCTGCGCGATCGCGCTTTTCAGTGCTGGGATCTGGGGATGGTTAAACTATCGTCTCGAACCCCAGTTTTACTATGTTGATTATGTCCACGCTGAGCGTTAA
- a CDS encoding peroxiredoxin, which produces MGIAVEQTVPDVVFRTRVRDESVGGENPFRWQDRTTQEIFGGKRIVLFALPGAFTPTCSSNHLPRYEELYDEIRAQGVDEVICLSVNDAFVMFQWSKQQGAQKVFMLPDGNADFTRKMGMLVDKENLGFGMRSWRYSMVVNDGKIEKIFIEPDFQDNCPTDPFEVSDADTMLAYLKGAKS; this is translated from the coding sequence ATGGGTATTGCTGTTGAACAAACCGTTCCTGATGTCGTCTTTCGGACTCGGGTTCGGGATGAATCCGTCGGCGGAGAGAACCCCTTCCGTTGGCAAGATCGAACCACACAAGAAATCTTTGGTGGTAAACGAATCGTTCTGTTTGCCCTCCCTGGTGCATTTACCCCCACTTGCTCTTCTAACCACTTGCCTCGCTACGAAGAATTATATGATGAAATTCGGGCTCAAGGCGTTGATGAAGTCATTTGTCTTTCCGTAAATGATGCCTTTGTCATGTTCCAATGGTCCAAACAGCAGGGCGCACAGAAAGTATTTATGCTTCCCGATGGCAATGCTGACTTTACCCGTAAAATGGGAATGCTTGTTGATAAAGAAAATCTGGGTTTTGGAATGCGGTCTTGGCGTTATTCCATGGTGGTCAATGACGGCAAAATTGAAAAGATTTTCATTGAGCCAGATTTCCAAGATAATTGTCCCACGGATCCCTTTGAAGTTTCTGACGCAGATACGATGTTAGCTTACCTCAAAGGGGCAAAAAGCTAA